Proteins from a single region of Acidobacteriota bacterium:
- a CDS encoding histone deacetylase produces the protein ESSIYIARALELPFVSAIPAMVLDSKILKSMRYAVRGTMLATQEALAHGIGVNLAGGYHHASRGRGEGFCIYADIPIAIAELHRTKQLSPEDKILILDLDAHQGNGIERICRQLAFQNVFIFDVYNEDIYPGDIEAKKRINFHFPIQTNTADGVYTGIVMEYLPRVLKELGSCLTR, from the coding sequence TGGAAAGCTCAATCTACATTGCCCGGGCGCTGGAATTGCCGTTTGTGTCGGCCATTCCGGCGATGGTTTTGGATTCGAAAATTCTCAAATCCATGCGGTATGCGGTTCGAGGCACGATGCTGGCTACTCAGGAAGCCCTGGCGCACGGAATTGGCGTCAATCTGGCGGGTGGCTATCACCATGCGAGTCGCGGGAGGGGAGAGGGTTTTTGCATTTATGCCGACATTCCGATTGCGATTGCGGAGCTGCACCGCACTAAACAGTTGAGCCCGGAAGACAAAATCCTGATTCTTGACCTGGATGCCCATCAGGGAAATGGGATTGAACGCATTTGCAGACAACTGGCGTTTCAGAATGTGTTCATTTTTGATGTCTACAATGAAGACATCTACCCTGGCGATATCGAAGCCAAAAAGCGAATCAATTTTCATTTTCCGATCCAAACCAATACGGCTGATGGGGTCTATACCGGAATTGTGATGGAGTATCTGCCGCGAGTGCTCAAGGAACTGGGTTCGTGTTTAACACGTTGA